The Bacteroidota bacterium genome has a window encoding:
- a CDS encoding electron transfer flavoprotein subunit beta/FixA family protein — translation MKILICISHVPDTTARIAFVEDNTKYDKSDVQFIISPYEELALTRALEIKEKIGDVQISVLNIGLPETEPTLRKALAIGADDAIRVNAEATDAMFVAKQIAEVAKSGDYDLILTGKESIDYNGFQVGEMVAEFLDIPSITSASSLNIEKEKGLVEREIDGGKELISTSLPFVASGQKGIAKEPRIPSMRGIMMSRRKPLKVVEAVEFKPFTQVLNYKMPTAKAACKMIDPENPEELVRLLHEEAKVI, via the coding sequence ATGAAAATATTAATTTGTATTAGTCATGTTCCTGACACTACAGCTCGAATTGCATTTGTAGAGGACAACACAAAGTACGATAAATCTGATGTTCAGTTTATTATTAGTCCATACGAAGAACTTGCTTTGACGCGAGCATTAGAAATTAAGGAAAAAATTGGAGATGTTCAAATAAGCGTGCTAAATATTGGACTTCCTGAAACCGAACCAACTTTACGCAAAGCTTTAGCGATTGGTGCAGACGATGCTATTCGTGTAAATGCTGAAGCAACAGATGCAATGTTTGTAGCTAAGCAGATTGCTGAAGTAGCTAAATCAGGAGACTACGATCTTATTCTCACAGGCAAAGAATCAATTGATTATAATGGCTTTCAAGTGGGAGAAATGGTTGCAGAATTTCTTGATATTCCTTCCATTACCAGTGCTTCAAGCCTGAATATTGAAAAAGAAAAGGGGCTTGTTGAACGCGAAATTGATGGCGGCAAAGAATTAATATCAACAAGTTTGCCCTTTGTAGCCAGCGGACAAAAAGGCATTGCCAAGGAACCAAGAATTCCAAGTATGCGAGGTATTATGATGTCTCGAAGAAAACCTTTGAAAGTTGTTGAAGCAGTAGAATTTAAGCCATTTACTCAAGTTTTAAACTATAAAATGCCAACTGCAAAAGCTGCTTGTAAGATGATTGATCCTGAAAATCCAGAAGAACT